In bacterium, one genomic interval encodes:
- a CDS encoding sodium:solute symporter family protein, whose protein sequence is MGGLLEASWVDLTVVVLSVGAVFAVGAWRPAGKLNDYLMAGRNLSLPAFVMSLVSSWYGGILGVSEYSYLYGLSNWFVFGIPYYLYALIFALVLAKRARAAQLMSLPDRFQQAYGTGAARACGAIIFLTAMPAAYLLMLGKLIEWMFGWPYHASLIVGAAVSTLFLFPTGLRGVVQGHLLQFALMYAGFALMVSMLYREFGGLEFIRAHVEPQLLSPTGGQAIGAVLVWYVIASTTLVEPLFYERSYAARSEKLVLPGILIAIVFWAIFDFMTTATGLYARAILGEIQSPVFAFPELARQVLPAGAFGLFLAAMVATVASTIDSYVFIAGAALGRDVVMRGRATGEAEELRWVKLGAAIGLVCALSLAWFSESVVSLWHAIGSITAPALLFPALWAWFGRRQLRERPVVFSMIASGLAALIWRVSNLFTGNGDYWLGVEPIFIGLAISVLTLLPIMVRRP, encoded by the coding sequence ATGGGCGGTTTGCTTGAAGCCAGTTGGGTTGATTTGACCGTCGTCGTCCTGTCAGTCGGAGCGGTGTTTGCCGTCGGTGCTTGGCGGCCCGCCGGAAAACTCAATGACTACTTGATGGCGGGGCGGAATCTGTCGCTGCCCGCATTCGTGATGTCCCTGGTTTCGTCGTGGTACGGAGGGATTCTCGGCGTCAGCGAGTACTCCTACCTGTACGGGTTATCCAACTGGTTCGTCTTTGGCATACCCTACTATCTCTACGCGCTGATATTTGCACTGGTGCTCGCCAAGCGCGCACGGGCAGCGCAGCTGATGTCGCTGCCCGACCGCTTCCAGCAGGCCTACGGGACCGGAGCGGCGCGGGCCTGCGGCGCCATCATATTCCTGACGGCCATGCCTGCGGCGTACTTGCTGATGCTGGGTAAACTCATCGAATGGATGTTCGGCTGGCCTTATCACGCGTCGCTGATTGTTGGCGCCGCGGTCTCCACGCTGTTTCTCTTTCCGACCGGTTTGCGCGGTGTGGTGCAAGGACATCTCCTGCAATTCGCGTTGATGTATGCCGGATTTGCCTTGATGGTGTCCATGCTCTACCGTGAGTTCGGCGGCTTGGAGTTCATTCGCGCGCATGTTGAGCCGCAGCTCCTGTCGCCGACCGGTGGACAGGCGATCGGTGCGGTACTTGTCTGGTACGTTATCGCGTCCACCACGCTGGTGGAGCCGTTGTTCTATGAACGCTCATACGCCGCGAGGTCCGAGAAGCTTGTCTTGCCGGGCATTCTCATCGCCATTGTGTTTTGGGCGATCTTTGACTTCATGACCACGGCGACGGGGTTATATGCCCGCGCGATTCTGGGGGAAATTCAATCTCCCGTGTTTGCGTTTCCAGAACTTGCTCGGCAGGTCCTCCCTGCGGGAGCCTTTGGACTTTTCCTTGCCGCGATGGTCGCGACGGTGGCTTCGACAATTGACAGCTACGTCTTCATCGCTGGAGCGGCGCTGGGCCGCGACGTGGTCATGCGCGGCCGCGCAACGGGCGAGGCTGAAGAACTGCGCTGGGTGAAACTCGGCGCGGCGATCGGCCTGGTGTGCGCCCTGAGTTTGGCGTGGTTCTCGGAGTCGGTGGTCTCGCTGTGGCATGCCATTGGTTCGATTACCGCACCGGCCCTGCTCTTTCCCGCGCTGTGGGCGTGGTTCGGCAGGCGGCAATTGCGCGAACGACCCGTCGTGTTTTCCATGATCGCTTCCGGTTTGGCCGCGTTGATTTGGCGAGTCTCGAACCTTTTCACAGGGAATGGTGACTATTGGCTCGGCGTCGAGCCGATCTTTATCGGGTTAGCTATCAGCGTGCTGACCTTACTGCCGATTATGGTACGGCGCCCGTAG
- a CDS encoding PorV/PorQ family protein — translation MIRILICIVLAFAASSAFALEKVGTTSMQLLKLPIGVRGIGMGNALVSAAEGAEAVWWNPGALTTANKNQVQVAQINLPADIQCNSLAYARQWGDYGAMSVHLINLFTNDMPVRTLAAPEGTGEYFNASDFVLGASYARKLTDKFSLGGHLRYLRSQLEEQKYNGLSVDLGTVYQTGLRSLKLGMAIQNLGPEVKYNGKFLDYREAAINDEEPGLEEYEGASLPTMFRLGVSFDCFQMFKIETCPNHSALFAVEMDHPNDNKERLNFGGEYGFQNTLYLRAGGKFGYDEESFAAGIGLKFDVMSEYGLNFDYAYSHWNRLTDAGDGFMDQPHRFAVAFTW, via the coding sequence ATGATCCGTATTCTAATCTGTATTGTGTTGGCGTTTGCCGCATCGTCGGCATTTGCGTTGGAAAAAGTCGGGACGACTTCGATGCAGCTGCTTAAGCTGCCGATCGGTGTCCGCGGAATCGGTATGGGCAACGCACTCGTCTCTGCTGCGGAAGGGGCGGAAGCTGTGTGGTGGAACCCGGGCGCCCTGACGACAGCGAATAAGAACCAAGTGCAGGTGGCTCAAATCAATCTTCCCGCCGACATCCAGTGTAATTCGCTGGCCTATGCGCGGCAGTGGGGCGACTACGGTGCCATGTCTGTCCACCTGATTAATCTGTTCACGAACGACATGCCTGTGCGAACGTTGGCGGCGCCGGAAGGCACGGGCGAGTACTTCAACGCCTCCGACTTTGTGCTGGGCGCCTCCTATGCTCGCAAACTAACCGATAAGTTCTCGCTCGGCGGGCATCTTCGTTACCTGCGCAGCCAGTTGGAAGAGCAGAAGTACAACGGCCTGAGCGTTGACCTTGGCACGGTCTATCAGACCGGTCTGCGTTCGCTGAAACTGGGAATGGCCATTCAGAATCTCGGCCCCGAAGTGAAGTACAACGGCAAGTTTCTCGACTACCGCGAGGCCGCCATCAACGACGAAGAACCGGGTCTTGAAGAGTACGAGGGCGCGAGCCTGCCGACGATGTTCCGGCTGGGAGTCTCCTTTGACTGTTTTCAGATGTTCAAGATTGAGACCTGTCCCAATCACTCGGCGCTCTTCGCGGTTGAGATGGATCACCCGAACGACAACAAAGAGCGCTTGAATTTTGGCGGCGAGTACGGATTCCAGAATACGCTCTACCTGCGCGCCGGAGGCAAGTTTGGCTATGACGAAGAGAGCTTTGCCGCCGGAATCGGTCTGAAATTCGACGTGATGAGCGAATACGGTTTGAACTTCGACTATGCCTACTCGCATTGGAACCGTCTGACCGACGCAGGCGACGGATTTATGGACCAACCGCACCGCTTTGCGGTCGCATTCACCTGGTGA